The Torulaspora delbrueckii CBS 1146 chromosome 1, complete genome DNA segment CTTTATCGTGGTTACTTGACATCCTTTTTAAGCCTTAATTCAACTGCTCTAAAGGCCAATTGGTGCTTTTAAAGCTTGGTCTCATTCAATGTGAATCGCCACCCAAGTTAAAGGCCCTTTTAAATTTCCGTTACCggtgatttttcattattataaaacttcaaagatcgatgagatgaacCAATATAGGACCAATTGAAGCTGTATAGAACGTTCCTGGAATGCCATTTGGTCAGATTGTGATAGGACCGCCTGGATCGGGCAAGTCAACTTATTGTAATGGGTGTCATCAGTTTTTTAACGCAGTCGGCCGACATGTTCAAGTAGTGAATATGGACCCGGCGAACGATCGATTGTCATACCCTTGTTCAGTGGATATTCGAGACTTTAttactttggaagagatcatGCAGCAACAGCAATTGGGCCCGAATGGTGGACTAATGTATGCGGTTGAGTCTTTGGACCAGTCTCTCGATTTATTTGTCTTGCAGGTCAAATCGTTGGTACAGGAAGAGAGGGCTTATGTCGTGTTTGATTGCCCTGGGCAGGTTGAATTGTTTACACATCATTCTTCACTGTTCCATATATTTAAGAGACTAGAAAAAGAGCTTTCCCTAAGGTTTTGTGTGGTCAATTTGACAGACTGTTACTATATCACTTCACCCTCACAGTACGTCTCTGTGGTTTTGCTTGCACTGCGTTCCATGCTTATGATGGATCTGCCGCAGATTAACGTGTTCTCCAAGATCGATCTGCTCAAATCGTATGGTGAATTGCCCTTCAGGCTTGATTACTACACAGAAGTGCAGGACTTGGAGTATTTACAACCATACATCGAGCAAGAGAGTTCGGGAGTACTCGCGAAGAAATACCAGAGGCTCACCGAAGTCATTAGTGAGATGGTTGCTGATTTCAACCTCGTTTCCTTCGAAGTTTTGTGCGTTGACGACAAAGAAAGTATGATTAACTTGCAAAGCGTCGTGGACAAGGCGAATGGCTACATCTTTGGTGCTTCAGAGATTGGAGGCGATACTGTATGGGCAGAAGCCACACGAGAAGGTGCCATGCTGGCGAATTACGATATTCAAGACCGCTGGATCGATAACAAGGAAATGTACGACAAGATCGAGCTCgaacaacaaaaaaaactaatcgaagaaagaaaacaaCAGGAAAAGGAGATTGATGTGGATAAGGATGACGAGTGGGAAAGGGCATTAAAAGACTGGGAAGAGAAACAAGGCGTGAACTACGTGAAATGAGCTCGTCACGTGACTTGCCagccttttgaatttctATGCAGTAAATGATTTACCAGCCTTCGCAGATCCAAAGAACCTCGAAATAAAGATGGGTGTGACATTAATTGACAGTTCCAATTGAATTGGGTAATATTCTACAGAATTTAATGATGGCGGGTGATTATTGTGCAGCCGTTTTTGTGGTTTTTTAAGTTCCAGCGGGGTGTATGTTAGCTGGTCGATCGATATAAAATGGTATTCTTTGTGCCAGATCTTAAAAATTTAAAGATGTTTCTTTCGAGAAACCTTATTGCCATCTCTTAACCAAACTAAAATGCCCAGGAAATTTCTGGGGGAGAGGGTCGAATCGGGTGTCGATTTTGTGCGGCCTTCTTCATTGACTTTGACGGCTGATGACTTACAACATATTCCTTTGAATGGCTTCGAAGTAGATGAACCAGTGTCTTATGGGCTGGGCAGTAGAATTTCTAGGAAATTTGGTGGTACAATAAAGCTGAGAAAACGGTTGGAATCTGTTCCAGAGCTTTTCTTGCATGAttttaaaaaaaaaccattcaagaagagaccAAAGAAACCTTCGCTAAGAAGGGTAGAGCCTCCAAAGGTGACATTACCCACTCTGGCAGAAGAAGTGCCCAAACCGCTGCTTACGGAGgatgagattgataatATTTTTGTGACCAATCGAATTGTTATGCCCATAACGGTACGGCCTCAAACAGGTGCTTTTacaaaaaatgatgatgggTCCATGAGCAGCAATGAACAGTTATATGACGAAATAATATCGGCTTACGGTTCTGCTAGCCAGGATAGGCATCCACAATTGCTGAATTCCGAGATCGATAGAGTACTTGAACACATAAGTCACAGACAACTTACGAAGAAGCCAATTCCAGTACTTGACCCAACAATATATGACCCTGAAGTAGCTCAGTCAACTAACGTGGATCTACGTCCTCCATCGCCAGTCATGTCAGAAAAAATCTCAAGCCCCGAATATACGGGGACCAGTTCTTCAGATCGTTGGAGTTCTGGTGATGAATTCTCAGACTTAGGCAGTGCTTTAATAAGTCAAGCACTGGACGATGAACACTACGTCACGGCAACCAATTCTCTCCGATTTACCAACAGTCCTTTCATTGAACGCGCAGACACGGAGGCAGTACACGACATACAGCCGGTAAGATTACATAGGATCGAACTGATTCCAAAGACTTTCACATTCGACGATGAAGACAAAAAGTTGTCTGAAGCAGACGAACCtgagactttgaaattgacCGAAGTTCAACTTctacaaagaaagatcgaGTCCATTGAAATAGCCAGTTGCAGCAGTAGCATATACAGCGATAAGTAACAAATTTAAAGGACCACTGGGCAGGGCTCAATGGTCCCAATGGACTCTTGTAGTATTGGAAGTAGGCATATAGCGAGTAAACGATCATTCTTCACGTTAGGCTTCTCTAGTCAACCAGTTCGCCATTAGATATAGCACTTTGCTGATATAGCACCGCTATTTGATACCTTTTAAACCCTCGTTATCGTTTCAAAGTCATGTCACCATCTCAATTGGAGATCAAGGTTAGGGCACTACAGAGACttgtcaaggaagaaggttattatcaacaagaattgaaagatcagACAGCCcatgttgaaaaattgaagaaagataaaGATGTTGATCCATATGATTTaaagaagcaagaagaagttcaGCAAGATACTGAGAAGTTGCTTCCTACTATGTACAAAAAAATCGCTGAATTTAAGGAAAATTTAGAAGAATACATCAAGTCCTACCAGGGGAATGAGGAATTACAGGATGCCCAAACGGCCATAAAAAAGCAGATGAAGTATTAAAGGAAAATGGCAGGTAGAATTTCCTTATTTGCTATGCAAACAATAATTAAAAGGGATCAGCAAGCTTGCCCACGCCAGATTTCCAGATAAATGCGAGGCTAGACTAATTGCTACGCAATTTCAATCTATAGCATCTATACAAATTCACATCAAGCTAAATTAGTACGCTGTTTGTCGTTCGACTGGCATCAAGTAAAAtaattgataatgattgatgagatatgaaaattgaaaaatcttaGAAGTTGCAGATCAGAAAACATTGGCTCAAGAAAGTTTCATAGGAGTCTTTTTTAGCCCTTTATTTCATGTTAGGCCGTGGTGCGACGATAAAGTTGCTTCGTTACTCGACCCAGGCGCATAAAGCGGCTTTGATAGATGGTACCGATGCCCTCGAGGAACGCTTACGGTCAAATgagttgttgaagaatttgaaatgcAAGTACCAAGAtaatcaatttcaagtggTAGAAGATGGTGATGAGGGTTCCCAGCATTTAAATTGTGATAAATCATTACCAATGACTGTATTTCCCAAGCAAGAGATATTCGACAAAGTGATGAGGGATAATAAGGTAAGTCAATGGAGAAAACCTCTGACACAATGGTTTCGTCTTGGAGTGCATATGATGAAATACTACAAAGATGGACTTCGAGATACTTATCGAGTGGCAAAGGATACTAGAAATTTAGTTGAGAAATGCGAACTGGATCCCAAGACACCATTAGTAACTCAACTGTGCAAATTGATCGAGTTTAACGAGATCGCCACACGTCAGAAAAAAGACGCGACTGCTCTGCCTTTGACCAGGAAGCAGTCTGTAATGTATCATAGACGTGCTCAGGTTTGGAAGTTACCAACATTTTTCATACTAGCcttgatctttgaagagtttacAGCAGTGGTGTGCTATGTATTCCCAAAGTTAGCACCCCACAACTGCCTTACTCCTGGTGCATATCAGAAAGTTTGCCGAACACACACTAATGACGTGACTTCGTGGAATCCTATAAAATATCAATCGCCTTACACCATTTCCAAAAGCTCGTTATTTCACATACTAAGACGCACGCCTGTGGCTCATATATCTAAATGGAAGCTGAAGATTTACGATACGATGAACATCAGAAAAAATCCGTCCGAAACATTGATGCGTATTCATCAGTATTTATTCATTGACGACTGGTTTCTATTGAAAGATATCATGGATGACAATCCGACTCTGCTAAGTCGAAAAGAACTAGTCAATTGCATATTTGAGAGACAGCTATTCTcagcagatgaagatttgaataAGATGGTTAATGAGGAAGAGGGAAGACGCTTGTTAATTTGGAGATTATTTGCATATTGGTCTTTTAGGTTCGATGGTACAGTTACTGTTGGCGGTGGCCAACTCTTCGTCGAGAAATGGGGTGTCAATAATGTGGCGATATTGAATTATAGTGGCCTTGTTGGTAATAAGCAATTGGACAAAAAAATCTATCAGTCTTGGAGAAGTAACCTGTGAGTAGCAAGTCTTGATATATAGGTTCATTACATTTATACATGGCGCATCGAGGAGACAGGGTTGATTTATACTTTGTAAGTCTCGAGATGAGCGTCCTCTTCCCTAACTAAAGTGTGATGATGGCCTGGTGCTCTTATGACTTGTTTTGTTGGGCTCATTGTGCAACATGCAATCTCACTGAACCAACTATCCGCGTACATATCGGCCAAAGTTGCCCTCTTTTTGGGATCGATCTCCAGAATACGGGACATAATAGGTCTTGCAGCATGGGGGAGTAAACGTAACAGACGGTATGGTCCATGTATAACTTTCTTGTGATGACTTGCTCCGGATTTATGAGAAGCGACAGATTTCAAGTCGTGCGTACGTGAATTTACCTTCTCGGCTACACTCTTTTCAGGCTCCTTTGATGTTTGGTTATCCTCTTTATCTTGTATATGAACATCTTTAGCTGGTTCTTCAGCCTTTCCGGAGTGTGGATGGTTAGGCTCGTTTGGTTTTGACTCCTTCTCTGATTCTCCAACCTTTTCGGATTGTGAATGGTTAGCCTCTTCTGGTTTTGAttccttttctttctctgtttctttgttttcttgtttTGTTACGTTATTCTCTACCTTTTCGCTACTGGGTTCCTGTTCGTGGGCTGGCGTATGATGTCTTTCGTGTTCACGTCTCTCCCTCCTCTCCTTCAGCAGATCTTCGTGATGTTTTGCCGATGCTACATAGTCATGTTCACAGTCATCAGGCATACAATAGAGTCTGAAATTTTCATCTGAATCCCTTGGAGCCTTCCATGGAAATCTTTTTAGCATCATACAACAGAAAATAATACCTATGGACCAAACATCAACACATTGTGGATCATAACGTTTCGTGGAACTCAGTACTTCAGGTGCCAAATATGGATCACTTCCGACCACACCATGAGCCATAGCCACCTCTGTCTCCATCGGATACCTAAACACTACCGCACTACCAAAATCGATTAATTTCAAGATTCCGTCTGCGGTCATCACACAGTTATCTAGTTTCAAATCTCTATGAGCCAACCCCATCGAATGAAGGTACTTGACACCCTCAGTCAGCTGTTTTAGACAACAATTTATCTCACCACGGGACATCTTACCAGTCATAATGACCGCAAAGAAATCCACAGGACAATATTCCATCACCTCGTAATACTTATTCTGTTGGGAATCGGAGAAAATATCAAGAGTCTCGATAATATTAGGATGACGAAGTGTGGACCCAATACAAAACTCTGCTGTACATTTCTTCGCATAATCTCTCACAGATTCATTAGATTTCCTAGGCCTAAACTCCTTAACGGCAAAAGTAGCTCCATCAGTAGGTCTTACAAGCACTTTCACAGATCCACCTGCTCCGGCACCTAAAAGTTTCCCCATTTTACCATATTTTTGCGCCAAGATGGCATCATCATGATAGATATTAACGTTGTTGGACAGGGAAAGTGTAGAATCCGAGCTAGGCGGTATTGCCGATTGCGTATGAACATGATGCTCCGCATTAGGTTTTGTATGATTATGAAGGGCAGCAGGTGCAGGAGAACGACCTTTACGGTGAGCATTGGGACGAAAAAAACGTTTCAATTCAGCCATCGAATGAGACGGCCTTGGCGACGTCGTAGACGTCGCCGTGGCTTGCTCATGAGCATGCGTAAAATGGGCCTGAAGAGAGTCGGATGACTTATCACTCTTTACAGAATCATTACTCTGTCGACGATTCataaaattcaaaatcgatCTGGAATTTCTAGTCAAACCACCATCACCCTCATGGTGGTGAAATGGATTTCGCGATAGTAAATTAGGCATCTTACCCCTCTTGAACAGTAGTAAACTTAACAGAAAGGCTTCAACTGTTG contains these protein-coding regions:
- the GPN2 gene encoding GTPase GPN2 (similar to Saccharomyces cerevisiae YOR262W; ancestral locus Anc_8.712), whose product is MPFGQIVIGPPGSGKSTYCNGCHQFFNAVGRHVQVVNMDPANDRLSYPCSVDIRDFITLEEIMQQQQLGPNGGLMYAVESLDQSLDLFVLQVKSLVQEERAYVVFDCPGQVELFTHHSSLFHIFKRLEKELSLRFCVVNLTDCYYITSPSQYVSVVLLALRSMLMMDLPQINVFSKIDLLKSYGELPFRLDYYTEVQDLEYLQPYIEQESSGVLAKKYQRLTEVISEMVADFNLVSFEVLCVDDKESMINLQSVVDKANGYIFGASEIGGDTVWAEATREGAMLANYDIQDRWIDNKEMYDKIELEQQKKLIEERKQQEKEIDVDKDDEWERALKDWEEKQGVNYVK
- the DSE3 gene encoding Dse3p (similar to Saccharomyces cerevisiae DSE3 (YOR264W); ancestral locus Anc_8.713), producing the protein MPRKFLGERVESGVDFVRPSSLTLTADDLQHIPLNGFEVDEPVSYGLGSRISRKFGGTIKLRKRLESVPELFLHDFKKKPFKKRPKKPSLRRVEPPKVTLPTLAEEVPKPLLTEDEIDNIFVTNRIVMPITVRPQTGAFTKNDDGSMSSNEQLYDEIISAYGSASQDRHPQLLNSEIDRVLEHISHRQLTKKPIPVLDPTIYDPEVAQSTNVDLRPPSPVMSEKISSPEYTGTSSSDRWSSGDEFSDLGSALISQALDDEHYVTATNSLRFTNSPFIERADTEAVHDIQPVRLHRIELIPKTFTFDDEDKKLSEADEPETLKLTEVQLLQRKIESIEIASCSSSIYSDK
- the RBL2 gene encoding Rbl2p (similar to Saccharomyces cerevisiae RBL2 (YOR265W); ancestral locus Anc_8.714), whose protein sequence is MSPSQLEIKVRALQRLVKEEGYYQQELKDQTAHVEKLKKDKDVDPYDLKKQEEVQQDTEKLLPTMYKKIAEFKENLEEYIKSYQGNEELQDAQTAIKKQMKY
- the PNT1 gene encoding Pnt1p (similar to Saccharomyces cerevisiae PNT1 (YOR266W); ancestral locus Anc_8.715) — encoded protein: MLGRGATIKLLRYSTQAHKAALIDGTDALEERLRSNELLKNLKCKYQDNQFQVVEDGDEGSQHLNCDKSLPMTVFPKQEIFDKVMRDNKVSQWRKPLTQWFRLGVHMMKYYKDGLRDTYRVAKDTRNLVEKCELDPKTPLVTQLCKLIEFNEIATRQKKDATALPLTRKQSVMYHRRAQVWKLPTFFILALIFEEFTAVVCYVFPKLAPHNCLTPGAYQKVCRTHTNDVTSWNPIKYQSPYTISKSSLFHILRRTPVAHISKWKLKIYDTMNIRKNPSETLMRIHQYLFIDDWFLLKDIMDDNPTLLSRKELVNCIFERQLFSADEDLNKMVNEEEGRRLLIWRLFAYWSFRFDGTVTVGGGQLFVEKWGVNNVAILNYSGLVGNKQLDKKIYQSWRSNL
- the HRK1 gene encoding putative serine/threonine protein kinase HRK1 (similar to Saccharomyces cerevisiae HRK1 (YOR267C); ancestral locus Anc_8.716), translating into MPNLLSRNPFHHHEGDGGLTRNSRSILNFMNRRQSNDSVKSDKSSDSLQAHFTHAHEQATATSTTSPRPSHSMAELKRFFRPNAHRKGRSPAPAALHNHTKPNAEHHVHTQSAIPPSSDSTLSLSNNVNIYHDDAILAQKYGKMGKLLGAGAGGSVKVLVRPTDGATFAVKEFRPRKSNESVRDYAKKCTAEFCIGSTLRHPNIIETLDIFSDSQQNKYYEVMEYCPVDFFAVIMTGKMSRGEINCCLKQLTEGVKYLHSMGLAHRDLKLDNCVMTADGILKLIDFGSAVVFRYPMETEVAMAHGVVGSDPYLAPEVLSSTKRYDPQCVDVWSIGIIFCCMMLKRFPWKAPRDSDENFRLYCMPDDCEHDYVASAKHHEDLLKERRERREHERHHTPAHEQEPSSEKVENNVTKQENKETEKEKESKPEEANHSQSEKVGESEKESKPNEPNHPHSGKAEEPAKDVHIQDKEDNQTSKEPEKSVAEKVNSRTHDLKSVASHKSGASHHKKVIHGPYRLLRLLPHAARPIMSRILEIDPKKRATLADMYADSWFSEIACCTMSPTKQVIRAPGHHHTLVREEDAHLETYKV